The genomic region TTACAATGATTACTTGTAtatacagaattaattgcaaagAGGTAGAAAATTTCCATGGTAAGTCAACTGGAGAATTTTGGAAACAATAAATcagaaaagtaaacaaacaaaaattcacTAAAAAGCATGGAATTTCAACAGATTCATTTGTAAGTATGACTTTACTTATGAATATATTATTAAACAGTCAATTCCTTCATTCAATTAAGAACAAATAACATGAATGGTGAGCTAAACCATTCAAAAATTAACATATCTACCAACAAAATTCAATTAGAACTGCTCAATGAAAACAGAAATGATGTAAATTCCTGGTCTGTTCCCATTAACTTCTACGGCAAGTTTCCAACTTTGAAAATTCCCCAAAATTCGTAACCCAACTTGCATGTCCGCCAGGCAAGTCTCGCTCACCTTTCTGCAGGCCGGGCAAAGGCCGTTCTCGTCTGTGCGGATGCGGTGCCAACAGAAGCGGCAGATCTGGTAGCCGCAGGTGCAGGGGAAGAAGTTGACGTCGTCGATCTCCAGCGGCTCCATGCACAGGGGGCACTCCATGGGGTCATCCTTCATTTCAGGGCTATGGGACATCCTACGGCGCGGCGGGGCTGAGCGTTGAGGCGGTCACGGAGTACAGAGCTGCCAGGAAGAAAGTGCGACAACACTGAAAGTCAAGCCATGCTCTGTAGTGATGTAGAATATTGATCCTACATGCTTTGttccaatatttaaaaatttaatAGCTTAATAACTACCAGTGGTGCTAGTCACCCAACCGGAGTGTTTTGACATTCACGAGCTTGAGCAGCAAGGCCACCGGGCACTTCCCTGAGGTTGCGAATAGGGGGAATCCAGGACACTGGAAGGCTGTGAAATAATGCTGCCGTCAGACTGAACGCGAGCTGAGGTCAGCGGCGGTTGCATGCTTTGTACCTTTGCTTTGATTTGCTAATGTGAAGTTTTCATGGCGCCAAGAACGTACTTACTACATCACACAGCAGCGGTACGGGCTCAGACACAGAGCCCAACACCGGCCGGGACCAAGCCAAAAGGAGCAAGCATGAAGTTGGTGTATCTGGTAAGTGCTTTTCTTGTTTGAAAGTGTTGAacagtcaaccaagatagcatttagcaccCAAAGTACTCAACTACCAGACACCAGATTGACTACCGATTTTCAAACGTTTAGATACCCCGTGAACAAAAAGCTAAACCTAGCATAAGGGTCCCTGGGTCCCAGTCACGGACCCAAGGCAGGCCACGCACCCACAAGAATCAACACAGGAAGCACCGAGCAACAGTAAGGCAGGTGTTCCGCCTCAAGTTGAGTCCATGCATCCATGTTCTCTAGCGTTCGTCTTCATTAGAGTCTTGGGTGAGCTGGAGTCGATCCCACCTGACTTTGTGTGACAAGTTGGGTAATACCTGtcctgaactggtcaccagccaattaaAGCCAATTTCAATGAACCTAATGTTTTGGGGGAAATCATCAAGAAGATGTATCTTCATAAAGCAAAACCAGAACAGAGATTTAAACCTGGAGCCTCAACAACGTAAGAGGAGTTTTGCAAATTAAGAAAGGACGTTTAGAGGATGTTTCGAATGAACACCCTAAAATGCAGTCCAAAGGGTCTAAACTCAAATttagcacaaaaacaacaacaaaaatagtaTAAATGTGACGTACATGTGCGCTGTTCCAGTGATACTTAGCACATTGGCAGTGATTGTGTATAAATAACGTGTTGTTAGCAGTCATGCTCTACTTAGTATGTGACAACATGGGCTGCCAGAACTTGGGAGTCCGATCCAGATTTGTgcacccaaaaacaaaaaaacaagcgcaAGCATTACGAAGTGGAGGAAAATAAACAGCAGCATTTTCAAAGGCTGCCCTTGTTGTTGGCATTGCATTTGTCAAGCCATTGTTTGGCCGGTATACAGCACAACCAAAAGTGTGTCTCATCGGCGGGCTGTCTTCCGAGTCGTACTTTTTGACAGATGTTATTTGACCACCGCTAAGGAGAAGCTAACATTAGCTGCGAATCGCATAAAGGGAAGCTGCTTTTTATATAAGAAGGCATGGAGTGAGAGcgtcaggggggaaaaaagacgtCCGCAGAGTGGGTGGCGGGGGTTGGTAACACTCAACTTCTTGTGCAAGCCCAAGTTTCAACACGCCACTGATATGAACTACTTTATAAAACGATTGACACGACGTGACGTTTTGCCCCTTACACACTGACAGCTCGCTTTTAGATAACCGCCTAGCATGGGCTAGCCTCGGATGCTAACAGCGGAGACGTACGGCGGAGGTTTACGGACGCGGCCTACGAATGCTAACGGTGAACTGGGCGCAACTTGGCCGCGGTTAAAACGTATGACAGCGATCTCACTGGCTCGGGGTCGCGCCGGCGAGGGCAGAGCGGACTCGAGGACGCTCGACAGCCGCTCGGCGAGTCAACAAACGGGGCCCTTCGGCGATTTGGAGGGAGGGTTAGCTCGTCTTAGCAAGTTGGCTTACGTTAGCGTTACTTACCCTGTCCGTATTTAGCTTAGGATTCCACTCCAAGAGAGTCACACCGAATTGGGCGGGGACTGCGAGCCAATATGTGTGAAATGTCAAAATATCTCGAAGCGGTCACCTGGGATAACCGTATATGTATTGTTccgttttaattaaaaagctaTAAAGGTGTGTTTTTTTGCCCCTGTCTTTTCTTAGTATTGAGGAGACAATTTACGCTCAAACCACCATCTTAGCTAGCATTAAAATAGGGAGGAGGGAGTGGAGTAGTACTCGACGCTACGGAGTGTGCGCAGAGAAAGCAATGCTTTGTGGGACATTGAGTCTTTGAAAACTTAAATCAGGCTTGCCCACTATGAACTCAAATAAAAAGACGTAGTTTTTCAGTCATTTTACTTAACGTTTAGTTATGCAGGTAAGGCAGTTGAGAACAGACTATCGTTTACAATACTGACCTGGCGGCAAAAAGTTTCATCCCCATTGAAGAGTTAAGTATTTCCACCTCTTTAATGCACATAAGATGAAAAGCGTGACATTTCATTATATTTCTGTTGCAGCCTCTTTGGCTAAAAATGACAGCAGGGCTACAGTTGTTCACATACGGTGAAACaaattagtattaaaaaaaaagaaaaagaaaagaaatactcTTCAATTAAccacatcaagaaaaaaaacaaatcagtgaaaaatatattacaggatttaaaaaaatacaatataaacacGCAGTGATCAGATTAAAGAAAATTTCAATGTGCCGTATTATTACAATGTATAATTAATCTTACATGCCTGATATTGTTCTACAAACATACAGTATCTCACAAAATTTAGTAAACTTGTCacaattttgtaaatattttatttcacagGACAACACTAACAAAATGAAACTACAGTGTACTGATTGTAAAACTGTGTACATTTaatgtccaaacaaaagaaTGTAACAATCAGCCATGAATGGctcctggcaacaaaagtgagtgcaCCACCACGTGAACATTTCCAAATTGGGCCAAAAGTGTCAATATTTGACATCAACACACCCAGTCAATCATAACGCACAGGCAGATAAATCAccacatttattttaactttagaGGCATTAATGAACCcaacatgtatgtttttttttcgaatgcaCCTGAAGAAAACGCACACAAACTAAAAGTATTCAAAAGCATAACTGTACCAGTCTCCAAATAAAATCAGTCAATCCACATGAATGTCGGTTTGGGCCAGCTGTGATTTTCGATGCGGTCGGGCTCGACAGACTCTGTTGTCAGCACGGGGGCGATCGGATGCGGTGATGCGAGGGACATACGTGCGGCCAGGAGACCCATCCGAACACAAGCGTCCGTGTCTCGACCCTGGAGGATCCCGGCCATTAAGGCGCCTGCAAGACTGCACACAAGGAGATaatgagttttttgttgttgttgctgttaacatCAAAAGTATAGGTGCTTTCTACCTATCTCCTGCTCCTGAGACGTTCATTGTCTCATGTGCTGCTACATTCAGTGCTGGGTAGTGGGCAGCGCACAGCTTCCTTGTCTGCAGATACAGATGGTCGCAATAATATCCACAATAATTATCTTCTATTCATCCGTACATTGTTTTGTGCtcgcattttgttgtttttgtgtgtgcacaaaGTAGGTCCAAAGAAAACGAGAAAAAGCAATTTTTTCGGGGTTGGGCTGAAATGGATGAActgcatttcaattcatttcaatggggaaagatgatttgcgaCACAACTGTTATCTTCTATAGGTCCAAGAACTGAATCAGTAAAGTTCTCGCCTTCCTCTGTTTCCTTGGCTTCAGGTTGACGTTACCCGCATGGTGTTCCCCGCATACCAACACTCCGTTCTCCCCCAGGGTCACCACCAGGCAGTGGAGATGCTCCAGTATGGGGCGCGAGAGCGCCACGGCCAGACTCAGCACCTGTTCCAAGGAATTTGGGAGCACTGACGGCCCCCCAACAAAGCACAtcccactgatctatatatataactggatagccgataggcttgaggccgcgaggccgccatattgccgctcccaagaaacgtttatcggtatacgatcctatacatttacagtatcaaaactggagaatatttgagacagtacttagtagaaagagcatgatttatggtgttttaaatttattaaacataaacaagaggactttagacattttacaacttgccttaaatacatgtataaattatatgcttaatgacgtttaggacaggaggaaacttgtctatttttttattattattaatgaattataactgtaattataactgtaattcaacaaaagatgcctctgtcaaatctaatattggggcctaaggaactgagtgataaaagaaaaagctgtatatgtctcatccgTCCGTATaccatatagtttatacagtcgtCTGCTcgggaggtgggagtaacaagatggcctcCCTGTgtcttcaacggcttgcactggcgtgtatgggctagcggctatccagtcatatatacaggtcattGGCACATCCTCACCTGcacataaacacaaacaaaactatTCAATCAAATTTTTTACCGTCAGGTGTTTGAAGGCCAAGTGTTTTGCTCATGGTGCACAACTCGGCCAGGTTGGGTGACGCGTAGGACAGCGACTTCCAGGCGTCGGACACGAAGGGTTTACGAGCTTTTTCCGAATCAGTCGGCTCGTACCAGACTGCACGTTAAGCATCCCAGTCAATAAACGCTACAAATCCAACACTCGGGATGTTCGAGCGTACCGTTGATGTTGTGCTGTTTGGCGATGGAGAGAACGTATCTGATGGTGGAGGCTGGGATGTTTCCATCCAGACACACCAGAATAGACGACAAAAGCTGCTTTTCAAATTGTGACACCTACAGGAAGACAATTTACAGTCAAATTCCAGAGTAAACCTGATCTGAGATTTGAACGCAGGACCATCAAATCGAACCTCAAAACCCACTAGGCAATCAGAACTTACGTATTTTTCAGTTATCTGCTGATGAATGTCCATGTCACCCAATCCGAGACCGAGTTCTCCGTTTTCAGTGATGACGGCGCAGTAGGTAGCTGTGCTATGACCTTCCAACTTTGTCACGCCGCTGACGTCCTGCAAAGCACACACGGCGACCGCAAACTCATATACAGTCCAATTTTTGCAGACTTTTTCAACCCTGCACCCGTCACCATATGTTTGCAGTAGCTGAAGACGGCGTCGCTGTGAGAATCCGCTCCAGTGGCCGAGATGAACACCGGCCGATGGCCCAGACGACTCAAACAATCTGCAAAAATGCGGTCCAAACAGGTTATGAATGGAAAATATGatcaaataaatacagaatgtaAACGCACCAGCGATGTTTCGTCCTACGCCCCCATATGACTGGCAAACACTTCCTGGGTTGGTCTGTCCAAACTCAGAgtgacaagtttaaaaaaatggccattaTATTTGTTAAGCAAGCCATGCTAGCAATGTACAGTGACAGGCAGATCAATTAAATGCTGTCAGAAAGTATTTAATTAACATgtgtatccattttttttttgattggtgGTGTGCAGTGAGATTTTTTAGAATGCAAAATGTGCCTCGGCGCAATAAAGGTTGTCATATGGATTAGAAACTTACttgaagtgttgttgtttttccttttGCAATAAAATCCACATTTATTCCCCCGATGACAACCTGCAgcaaaatagaatagaattgtTGTTGTACACTGAGCTTATAAACTATAGAGGagtaaattgactttttaatggctTGTACACAAATACTTGGCGCTGTGGATTGATGGCCCGagagtacttttttttgtttttttaaattttattttctgtttatttctGAAAATGCATCTGTGAGGAAGCCGTTCTGTACTTTCACCATAACACTGGGTCTAATTTGAATAATTTTCTACCCATGATACGTTTAGCTAGGCTGGGTGaagatccagagccactttcaagcgACGATAAGCAGCACTTACTTGATTACAGTGTATGAAGTGCCACTTCAATGATCTAAAATgcgttttaatgtttttaacaaGAACAATACAGCATAACACAGGAGCTAGGCAACAGCTTTAATaatgtctctttaaaaaaaaccaaaccaaCTGCGTTATATAACACTCACAACACCGGATTCAGATTGTTTAGCGGGACGATGTGATGCGCCACTTGACTTTCTGTTCTTCATCCGCTTTGACAGCGCACAGGCTATCTGGCTGCCAACTTTAGCGTTGTTATGAATGAGAGCAACatctacaagaaaaaaatgaaggggtGGTAACATACCACATTGGTGATTACATTTCTTGTGTAAGTGTCCAATTAGATGCGAATAATTGGAAGGATACTGGCTTCAAGGGACTTTCCTTGCGTCAGCTCGTTGACCCTTTGGAGAATGTACGGTGTCACATCTTTTCCTGTGATGCCTTGAGAACTGAGtgaggtggggaaaaaaatgtagaaatagaAATGCAGACTGACAACTAAAAACAAATCCAACTATGGAGAAGTCAGCGTTAGCCATTAAATGTTCATTTTCCATGCACACATTGTACAAGTTATCTTTTCCCATTAAAATAAATGGTAATGCCATTAATCTATCCCAACCCCCAGAAAAGGGaatagcaaaaatgtttgtagTGCTATTTTTGTTATTCATAAACATCACtttaaaatattgtactttataaaaacatacagtaatgacacaattaaaaatgtgaagaattaaTCATTTTTTGCTAGTTCAATTCAATTGGACACTGTGCTGTTCCATACTGTGCATgctttggccacctgggggcagtataatatagATACAGTAGAGTTGCTAATACGACATTTTGAAAAGCTCCGTTGTTCCTAATTTGATATGGACAATTATGAGGATATTCTTTGCTGAGGGCAAAACTGACCGGAGCATATTATGCGTGCATAGAAAATGAACAGTATGTAGGCCTACTATCACTTTTCATTTGTACAATTTAAACATAAATTCAATTTTCATACCTTGCCTCCGCCACGGCTGTCTGTATTGCTAGCTCGATGTGCTGGCCTGCTGCTGCGTGCTCTTTTGGGATGGGCACAGCTATCAACACGCCACTGTGGACACCGAGTGACAAAGCGCTCTCtaaaggggggggggcaacTTTGTGAATGTTAATGCAATTTGTGAAATTACTAGGGTTGAATCTTCAACATGTTGATTTACCGATGAGTTGTGCGGCCTTGTCGGGGTTGCAGACTTGGTACGGGGAGCTGAATCCGCTTAGTGGAGAGAAGAAGGCTGGGAAATCTTTCGACGTTCCATAGGTGGCGACACAAACGCCCTGTGTCTCCTGAAATTTTTAGAAAAGTGGTAGGAGTCACTTAAGAAGATTTTTTAGGTATCTTTTTGATACATTTTGttcattatactgtacatagtttttatttttgacttttgatttttaaattcagttaattAGGTTTGAGagcaagtttgttagttttatttttttcaaaaatgcttcaGTTTAGcatgttagttttagtattagttttatttttttttaatatggaatATTTGCCAAGtttagggtaaaaaaaaaagtctcaaaatatTGTttctcattcaaaccccaaaacgtatgaatacattttttaatactttgtccttccctaccaaaaacgtttttatatgttttttttaatgtatttctatgctagagcacacagaaggctttgatgcagcttctgacctgaaggggtcgcttaaagcaatggtagttatgacaaaaaaaggccagcaggtggcagcagagtataagagatcaaccaaggccctgttgcaacaagctcttttccccactgttttcaccaggtttgtgattaatgatgaaacttagctatattctaatgctaattgctgcaaaacagaaacagatacaaatatcctttttttcctgatgaaagaagagactctaatctttcttttggtagcttccatgttatTTATAGGAAtacaacagaatattctgtgggccttacaaaatcagtcaaaatccagttgcttccgtgaaaatagttgggagtaaatgagttaataaaataaagtacaattgtaaaaatgttttttcagttATAGTttaagttattttgttagtttttattaactaTAGAGTGATTATAGCCCCCCAAAATAGCTCGTAGCTTGAACAACTAGAAAGTCGGGTCACTCGTATTTCAAGGCACCACTCAATAAGTACACAGCAATACATGCGCTACTTTCTCGTCAAAGCTCTTACTAGGAACTCCAGAGTGCGTCCGATGTCTAGTATCGACTTGACCCCAGCAGACACCACGGCAACGGGAGTCCTGCCCAGTTCTGTTAGATCAGCGCTGATGTCCAGACCTGGACAAATACTGTACCCATTAATGTGCATtggatgaaaaagaaaatatgtggtggggaaaaaaaatctgatcaatGGTGAGTAGTGTACAAACGATATGCAATCCTAATAATtacatccgtccattttctaaaGCATTTGTCCTTTCAGGTCTAACTttgtagagtttgcatgtttgccCAGTGCTTGAATGGGGTTTCTGTCCTCCGGCTTGCTTCCACATTCCCTTGGCATGCATGTTAGGATCATTTaatactctaaattgtccatatgtGTGAATGCGATCgagtgtgaatgattgtttgTTGGTATGCACCTGACCAAAGTCAGACTCCAaattacctaatgaaaattatcactacaaaaaaaggggaaaaaaatggatggatagacttTTTAAAGGATAAGTCAACcctccttttttggggggggacaataatatgttcgatgcagccccactagtctggtACTCTGGCACTTGCTGTCACCTGAAGATAACATCATcttcaacgaccaatcacagctcacctgttctctgaagctgagctgtgattggttgttacctgagacctgagcaactgtaatgccatcttcaggcgacagcaagtggcaaaatggccgacctgtgagattgattaaaaacagctggcttttgcttcataactcatattccacaaaggtaatattaatcagaatgtcatgtttagactagtgcggTCACATGTAacaaattattgtcaagaaatgttttaagGATTTCCGTTTACCCACTTCAGAATTTCTGGATGCAAggacccaaaacaaaaaagtaaaataataataataataataataataataataaaacaccaCCTTTGCAAAGCACTCCATTATAAAAAGTTCATCTTACTGTTCTCTCCATCTCTGTGCACTCCCCCAATACCTCCGGTGACAAACACGGGGATGCCAGCTCGGTGTGCCGCTATCATGGTGGCCGACACGGTGGTGCCGCCAGAGAGTCCCTGAGGACGCATCAACACATCTAGTCAAGTGGTGCGAAGTATACAATACTTTTACTGTCCAAATTGTTCAGGTATTTGTACTTTTAAGTACTTAATTTTCCCACCTCTGCATCTATTCAATCACATTTGAGTATTTGTGTATCCTCACTTGGCTAACCACAAACGGCAGGTCACGTCGAGACACCTTGACGGCGTCTTCACAGCAGGCCAGGAAATCCAGCTCCTCCACAGACAAACCGACGTGAACTTTGCCCTCAATCACCCCGACGGTGGCGGGGGTGGCATCTTGGGCCCTCACGATGGCCTCCACCTCTCTGGCTGTGCTGCGTTGTTGATCCACTCACTCATTATCACATGCAGATGACACGCAGCGTGTTGACATTCAAAGCACATACCTGAGATTGTGCGGGTAGGGCATGCCATGAGTGATGATAGTGCTCTCTAGCGCCACCACCGGGCGGTTTTCTGCCAGTGCCTGCGATACCGAGGGATGAACTTGGAAGATGCTGTCTAAAAGTCATCGGAATCAGTCAGAGTGTACTTTGGTTTTTCAACTGTTAGTTAACAGCCTAAAAAGTGAACTCTATAGTTTATTGTTGTGTAATGTTCCCAATATCTAATAACCCTTAAATTAACAGGTACCATTCCTCATGCAATATGTATACAATTCCATATttttgagagaaaaagaaaggtcATTCTTAccattttgaaatgttgaaCGTCCTCTTCTAATGATCAATGTGGACACTCGTTTTATCATTCTGTGAAGAGAACTTAGTTGGACTTAAACACAGTCCTTTTATATTACCTTTCCAATTGTTGCAGTACGGTTTTAGTGTACACTGGAACAAATTCAGACTACATCAGTCCAAAGCGGTACAATGAATATTGCACAAGAACGTGGTGCTTACCTTCTCTGacactacaaaacaaaaacgttagaAACTTTGCCCAGAAGACTGAACTTTAACCCCAGACAGTGTTTACATGGCCAGCTAGCATCAATAACAGAAAACTATTTGTTAATGAGAATTGGGTCTTTTGGGTTACAACACATGAtaaaatgacttttgattttatttttttattttttttaatttagctgcAAAGTATGATAAATGCCACTTATtgatttttcttctgttttcatttattttcattatattcACTAACAGTTGAATTATCCCATGCATTACCATACAATGTAATGATAGTTGTCCACAGTATGAAACATGCTAATtttgaatgcattttatttctcaaatacacatttttttatttaaaaaaaaaaagaaagaaaaaatatacgtatactcaaaaatatatttaaaaaaataataatataaaacataaaaacataaccTATACACATGTTCACAAAAAATTCTCAAAGGTTTTTGGGTCCAGGGATGATTTACAGATAAGACAGTTTTCCAAGGACCTGTTTCATAATTCTAGCAGCAATGAAACAGAATTATCATTTGTGCCACTAAATGccaaaggggcaaaaaaaaaaaaagttgcccatACTCTACctgtattcaaaaaaaaaaaattgtcaagttATAATCTTGCCAAACTTTTGCTGCATGTAAAGCTCATTATAAGCCTTACCCGTCAACTTCCAAGTCCTCCACCAGTTCCTCATCAAACCACTGCGGGTGCTTCAGCTGGTACTCCCGGAAAGCCTCCAAGGCCTCCTGCAAGGCTCGACCCGAGGGACAGCGGTGATACTCGCCCTCTGCAAGTCCTTCAATGTGACAAACTCTACCCGGCCCGTGTTTTTCGGCATCCAGGATTCTGAAGAAGAGCTCCTCAAATTGCTTCATCAGCTTGTATCGAACTGTGACGTTGAACGGCGACGGGACGTCTTCCGGGGAACAAACATCTTCAAAGTAAGCCACCATGTACTTCTCGTAGGAAGCGCGATGCACCAGATGAGGGACGACGAGGCCGAGAGCCGGCGTGAGCATGTCGCCAGTGGGCGAACGCAGGTCTTCCCTCAGGAGAACCCGTTTCTCTCCGCACATGGCTCTCCATTTGGCTTGCACTCCTTGTGAGCACAGGAGGAGGATCTTATCTGaagagccttcaatttgttCTCTCTGCCAGTCCAGCCACTGGATACGGCCTAGAATTCCCAGTCGGGTGGAATCCAGCAGATCCAGGATCACCTCAGTGCCGCATTTGGCCGTCAGGAAGGCGCAGAGCTTGAGGATGACGTTTTTGTATAAAGGGTGGTCAAGGGAGTAGAGGATGAAGACCTTTTTTCGTTCTCTCACCTGGAAGCATTGCCGTTGTTGGTCAGTTGCCGATGACGACGCACTGACGCGACCTGAGCGAAAGAAGAAAACTGAGACCTCTGCAATATGATCAGTTCAGTCTGTAATCTAGTTAGTGACATCACGACTCCCAAATTGGAGTGGTCCCTCCACCTAAGAGTGAATATTTCCATTCTCTGCCTGCAGGGGGTGATAAtgtgcaataaaacaaaacctggTTGCCCTGTGacaaatcaaaagaaaaaatagaaagAGCAAGGTCAACATACTACAATCAAATCATATTACCTTTGTAAGATGCAGCCCTCAGCAGATAGGcaaaacaaacaccaacaaaGGCCAGTCCAACTGCCCCCTTAATCATGGCAGTCCGTGGTGGAAAAactacgcacaaaaaaaaagtgtgatcaaaatacaaaataaaaacaatttctgtGCAGTTAAAGTCTTCTGTCTGTGCTATTAAGTCATATTATTGCCAGTTATTCATCTGCATTTGGTTGAACTTGTAACCccaaaataatgtttattttcaatGCACAaaagagctttaaaaaaaaaaaaaaaaaaaaaaaaaaaaacacacacactaatttttcatattttgtgtcaCTTTAACccttattgtgacccgttttgggctttttgatggttctgaccaagtcatttcaacatAACGCCCAGGGGTTAAGGTCAATAATTTTTAGCGTTTAATGACATTTGACATGACAATGCTAAAGTAATTGCAATATACTTACACAAACAATAATTGATTTTCGTTTGTTGTGGATGACAGCCGTCATTCATGCATCTTGTAA from Festucalex cinctus isolate MCC-2025b chromosome 3, RoL_Fcin_1.0, whole genome shotgun sequence harbors:
- the LOC144016320 gene encoding interleukin-17 receptor A isoform X3 codes for the protein MSDNCTDKSKVVPRQSAPTPPEWGPDCVGIGKDDHVSVLIMNITWRLRSDASVLSLHGTQLHIADKHTNESVCVQLTYSINQQLNPRFSKWTFSLSGLLVDAGHTYTMSAFNLPQPDIGDFAITKQVSIPGCDDKRLRNSQMCLENGSLWDAHIATALSLGKHQLLSIFVDFEADEHSDIYQVSIQSHDIHFSKNVSKDNSKSLNITFDLDVTQLLKCELLITVSFVLPHTQKMCQSFIFSLCLSVCLSLSRSLKIKPFFTRCMNDGCHPQQTKINYCLFFPPRTAMIKGAVGLAFVGVCFAYLLRAASYKGRVSASSSATDQQRQCFQVRERKKVFILYSLDHPLYKNVILKLCAFLTAKCGTEVILDLLDSTRLGILGRIQWLDWQREQIEGSSDKILLLCSQGVQAKWRAMCGEKRVLLREDLRSPTGDMLTPALGLVVPHLVHRASYEKYMVAYFEDVCSPEDVPSPFNVTVRYKLMKQFEELFFRILDAEKHGPGRVCHIEGLAEGEYHRCPSGRALQEALEAFREYQLKHPQWFDEELVEDLEVDG